The Bradysia coprophila strain Holo2 chromosome IV, BU_Bcop_v1, whole genome shotgun sequence genome includes a region encoding these proteins:
- the LOC119065991 gene encoding uncharacterized protein LOC119065991, translating to MERNVRQLEVIFPVDGDLQKVNISTVYSYVENFGPIVSCEKSSNGLDMRMIEADGVPMNWFNRYHEIDGYRVRMRREMHILDLPLFCLKVICKWLLNSIDDLCSVTEVCTTLKDAAILTFEGEFSKSGARFALKNRMQADIRLFQCFLHSITRLEINAEDREHFTYILASLKKMSPNNVLKYLNFSNKRNSNGRNHREYVNHFSHLSTAEVEDLFSVFSHLEGISYNTWEFVFPRLPPNLRILSLNFLYDNEEISGTSHVINANLQKIVIRSTYIYSLAKIAELLQSSPQIKEITIYGWEWGSLTVA from the exons ATGGAAAGAAATGTTCGACAATTGGAAGTGATATTCCCTGTAGACGGCGATTTACAAAAG GTCAACATATCCACAGTGTACTCGTacgttgaaaattttggacCAATCGTATCATGTGAAAAAAGTAGTAATGGGCTTGATATGCGTATGATTGAAGCCGATGGTGTACCTATGAATTGGTTTAATCGCTACCATGAAATCGATGGGTATCGCGTGCGTATGCGACGGGAAATGCACATTTTGGATCTGCCtctgttttgtttgaaagtgATCTGCAAGTGGCTGTTGAATAGCATTGACGATTTGTGTAGCGTCACGGAAGTCTGCACTACATTGAAAGACGCTGCCATATTGACGTTCGAAGGAGAGTTTTCAAAAAGTGGCGCACGCTTCGCATTGAAAAATCGAATGCAAGCAGATATACGCCTTTTCCAATGCTTTCTACATTCAATTACTAGGTTAGAAATTAATGCTGAGGACAGAGAGCATTTCACTTATATCTTAGCATCTCTCAAAAAAATGAGCCCCAACaatgttttgaaatatttgaactTTTCAAACAAACGGAATTCAAATGGGCGTAATCATAGAGAATATGTGAATCATTTTAGCCATCTTTCTACAGCTGAAGTGGAAGATTTGTTTTCAGTATTTTCACATTTGGAAGGAATATCTTATAACACATGGGAATTTGTGTTTCCACGACTACCTCCTAATTTGAGGAtattgagtttaaattttctgtacgataatgaAGAAATATCTGGAACGTCGCATGTAATCAATGCGAATTTACAGAAAATCGTTATCAGGTCCACATATATTTATTCACTCGCTAAAATCGCTGAACTTTTGCAATCGAGTCcacaaattaaagaaattactATTTACGGATGGGAATGGGGAAG TTTAACGGTTGCCTGA
- the LOC119066698 gene encoding probable enoyl-CoA hydratase has product MNNRLRLQLLRYIPSLRPCLRQSSTSSAEHFKSIRYFTEDRVAYIELNRPERLNAIDKYMPFEIQKAVQRANFDDEIHVILLYGAGDVFCAGYDLKAYAEEQDSTVKEDDYYDYVNQEMPWDPALDFQYMSSVTNSYMEIWRSMKPVVAKIKRAAIGGGSDIALACDLTFMEKSAKIGYPPSVIWGCPTSAFWTFRVGMEQAKRILFTGEILTGEKAAKIGLIGESVAGNECLDKRVAEVLQRLVTVPKNQLWYQKSVINQVVEQQGLLSAQRLSTIFDGMSRHSPEGIAFQKRCMNVGFKQAVKERDGGKETVWSHMKRVNNNDVND; this is encoded by the exons atGAACAATCGACTAAGGCTGCAACTTCTGCGATACATTCCATCGTTACGACCATGTCTTAGACAATCTAGCACTTCTTCCGCTGAACATTTCAAAAGTATTAGGTACTTTACGGAAGACCGAGTTGCCTACATCGAACTGAATAGACCGGAACGACTTAATGCAATCGATAAGTACATGCCATTTGAAATACAGAAAGCGGTGCAGCGAGCCAATTTCGACGACGAAATTCATGTGATTCTTTTGTATGGGGCTGGAGATGTTTTCTGTGCTGGCTATGACTTAAAGGCGTACGCCGAGGAACAGGACAGTACTGTGAAAGAAGACGACTATTATGACTACGTTAACCAGGAAATGCCGTGGGATCCAGCACTcgattttca GTACATGTCAAGTGTTACAAATTCATACATGGAAATATGGAGAAGCATGAAACCAGTTGTAGCAAAAATTAAACGAGCTGCCATCGGCGGTGGAAGTGATATTGCTTTGGCATGTGACTTAACATTCATGGAGAAAAGTGCAAAGATCGGTTATCCGCCCAGTGTTATTTGGGGCTGTCCTACCAGTGCGTTTTGGACATTTCGCGTGGGAATGGAACAG GCAAAACGAATTCTCTTCACTGGGGAGATTCTGACCGGCGAGAAAGCGGCAAAAATTGGATTGATTGGGGAATCGGTTGCTGGTAACGAATGTTTAGACAAACGGGTTGCCGAAGTTCTGCAACGGTTGGTGACGGTGCCTAAGAATCAATTGTGGTATCAGAAATCGGTTATTAATCAAGTGGTCGAACAACAGGGACTCCTCAGTGCTCAAAGACTTTCGACGATTTTCGATGGAATGTCAAGACATTCACCTGAAGGAATTGCATTTCAGAAACGGTGTATGAATGTTGGATTCAAACAAGCGGTTAAGGAGAGAGACGGTGGCAAAGAGACTGTTTGGTCGCACATGAAGCGAGTCAATAATAATGATGTAAACGACTGA